One window of the Lycorma delicatula isolate Av1 chromosome 3, ASM4794821v1, whole genome shotgun sequence genome contains the following:
- the mrn gene encoding general transcription factor IIH subunit 4 marionette yields MAEHSKITPKYNLKNKSLQCKNLHDYLKTLSSSVLDRLYNHPTTCLAVYKELPDIAKHYVIRLLFVEQPVPQAVIASWVSQPNAQEHKDIAKVLSELRVWQEASIPGGLAGWILNPTFKKNAKIALLGGGKAWTMSAQLEADVKPRDVSFLDKYAMERWECVLHYMVGSQQQEGISADAVRILLHAGLMKRDENDGSPVITREGFQFLLLDTPAQVWYFILQYLDTVESRGLNLVECLMFLFQLSFSTLGKDYSTDGMSEGLLMFLQHLREFGLVYQRKRKAGRFYPTQLALNMASGETRALSHNAQEGYIIVETNYRVYAYTDSNLQVALLGLFCEMLYRFPNLAVGILTRDSVRMALRSGVTAQQMVGFLRMHAHPRMVASGPPTLPPTVVDQIQLWENERDRFTFTEGVLYSQFLSQADFEVLRDHAHDLGVLTWQNERRRTMVVTKQGHDEVKKFWKRHAKGNGS; encoded by the exons ATGGCGGAGCACAGTAAAATTACTCcgaagtacaatttaaaaaataagtctctGCAGTGCAAAAACTTGCatgattatttgaaaacattatctTCTAGCGTTCTTGACCGTTTATACAATCATCCTACTACATGTTTAGCCGTTTACAA GGAACTTCCAGATATTGCAAAACATTATGTTATCAGATTGTTATTTGTTGAGCAGCCAGTTCCTCAAGCTGTTATTGCTTCGTGGGTATCACAACCAAATGCCCA aGAACATAAAGATATAGCTAAAGTTCTGAGTGAATTAAGAGTTTGGCAGGAAGCCTCAATTCCTGGTGGTTTAGCTGGTTGGATTCTAAATCCAACAttcaaaaaaaatgcaaaaattgctCTTCTAGGAGg TGGCAAAGCGTGGACCATGTCAGCACAACTTGAAGCAGATGTGAAGCCTCGAGATGTCAGCTTCTTAGATAAATATGCTATGGAAAGGTGGGAGTGTGTTCTTCATTATATGGTTGGTTCACAGCAACAAGAAGGAATTTCAGCTGATGCTGTTCGAATTCTTTTACATGCTGGATTAATGAAACG TGATGAAAATGATGGAAGTCCTGTTATTACAAGAGaaggttttcaatttttattattggacaCTCCTGCACAGGTTTGGTACTTCATACTTCAATATCTTGACACAGTCGAATCAAGAGGTCTGAATCTAGTAGAGTGTTTAATGTTCCTGTTCCAATTAAGTTTTAGCACCCTTGGCAag gattatagTACTGATGGTATGAGTGAAGGTTTACTTATGTTTCTTCAACATCTTAGAGAATTTGGATTAGTTTATCAAAGAAAG agAAAAGCTGGTAGATTTTATCCTACTCAGCTTGCTTTAAACATGGCCTCAGGGGAGACTCGAGCATTGAGCCATAATGCACAAGAAGGTTATATTATTGTTGAAACTAATTACAGAGTATATGCATACACAGACTCTAACCTTCAAGTTGCTCTGCTTGGACTATTTTGTGAAATGCTTTATCG GTTTCCTAACCTCGCTGTTGGTATTTTAACAAGAGATTCAGTGAGGATGGCATTGCGTAGTGGAGTTACTGCTCAGCAAATGGTTGGATTTCTTCGAATGCATGCTCATCCCCGTATGGTTGCTTCTGGACCACCTACGCTACCTCCTACAGTCGTTGATCAAATTCAGTTATGGGAAAATGAAAGAGATAGATTCACATTTACTGAAGGTGTTTTATACAGCCAGTTTCTTTCacaagctgattttgaagttctGAGAGATCATGCTCATGATCTTGGCGTACTAACATGGCAAAATGAAAGGAGAAGAACAATG GTAGTTACAAAACAAGGACATGATGAGGTTAAAAAGTTTTGGAAAAGACATGCCAAAGGTAATGGTTCATAA
- the LOC142320754 gene encoding sperm-associated antigen 6-like has translation MTARSILQTFDVYQKARMAFVQKVADLSMKPQNTEVLEKCGALDLLRPLLSDIVPSIQQTAAVALGRLANSNERIAERIIQNDALKKLLSSVDGQSKYYKRSALFALRAVSKHSAELSSMVVDSGGLQMMVACLEDFDIVVKENAAWALGYVARHNQSLAQAVVNAGALPPLNLCMREPELWLKQVAASTIGDISKHSLELASAVRDAGCIPQLVKSLDNTDIKLKRQVLLALSNIAKHSEYLSELLVEAEIFPTVLLLLGHPDDMVKRNAAMLLREIVRHSVQLSELVVNSGGLGALIEMVNETKDQIRLPATLALGYIAGSEELALSIIISQGVQPLHAALNEEKEDHVLSATVWAIGQIGKHTPEHAKAVAENNIFPIIVKLYVDPKSSEDLKQKCKTTLKLCLQKCVHLSSLEPLLYETPPEILKYVVAQFSKVLPHDARARRIFVTSGGLKKIQEISAEYGSTLMEYISIINCCFPEEIVRYYSPGYSEEILQKVEQYSPNIATNVLAELTKNSSDTSTLIENRNSL, from the exons ATGACGGCAAGAAGTATTCTTCAGA CTTTTGATGTATACCAGAAAGCAAGAATGGCATTTGTCCAAAAGGTTGCTGACCTTTCAATGAAACCACAGAATACAGAAGTATTAGAAAAATGTGGCGCTTTGGATCTATTACGTCCATTATTATCAGATATTGTACCAAGCATACAGCAAACAGCTGCTGTTGCATTAGGTAGGTTGGCCAATAGTAATGAAAGAATAGCTGAACGTATAATACAAAATGAtgcgttaaaaaaattacttagctcAGTAGACGGGcaaagtaaatattacaaaagatcgGCACTATTTGCACTCAGAGCTGTTAGCAAACATTCAGCAGAGCTATCAAGTATGGTTGTGGATAGTGGAGGATTACAAATGATGGTTGCTTGTCTAGAAGATTTTGATATAGTGGTAAAGGAAAATGCAGCATGGGCTCTAGGATATGTAGCTAGACATAATCAAAGTTTGGCACAAGCAGTAGTAAATGCTGGTGCACTCCCACCATTGAACTTGTGCATGAGAGAGCCTGAACTGTGGTTAAAACAAGTAGCAGCGTCCACTATCGGTGATATCAGTAAACATTCATTGGAATTGGCTTCTGCAGTCAGAGATGCTGGTTGTATTCCCCAATTAGTTAAATCATTAGACAATACTGATATAAAACTTAAAAGGCAAGTCCTGCTAGCACTTTCTAACATTGCTAAACATTCAGAGTATTTATCTGAATTACTAGTTGAAGCTGAAATATTTCCTACTGTATTGTTATTGCTTGGTCACCCAGATGACATGGTAAAACGTAATGCTGCGATGCTTTTACGTGAAATTGTAAGACATTCAGTACAATTAAGTGAACTGGTAGTCAATTCCGGTGGATTAGGAGCATTAATTGAAATGGTAAATGAAACAAAAGATCAAATAAGGCTGCCTGCAACTCTTGCTCTTGGTTATATAGCAGGCAGTGAAGAACTAGCTCTTAGTATAATAATATCACAAGGAGTTCAACCATTACATGCAgcattaaatgaagaaaaagaagaccATGTACTTTCAGCAACAGTGTGGGCTATTGGTCAAATAGGAAAGCATACACCAGAACATGCTAAAGCAGTGGCAGAAAATAACATATTTCCTATCATTGTAAAACTATATGTAGATCCAAAAAGTTCAGAagacttaaaacaaaaatgtaaaacaacactaaaactttgtttacaaaaatgtgtGCATCTATCTTCATTAGAACCCTTACTGTATGAGACACCTCCAGAAATACTGAAGTATGTTGTAGCACAATTCAGTAAAGTTTTACCACATGATGCTCGAGCTCGTAGAATATTTGTAACAAGTGGTGGACTCAAGAAGATACAAGAAATTTCTGCTGAATACGGCTCTACTTTAATGgaatatatttcaatcataaacTGTTGTTTCCCAGAAGAAATAGTTAGATACTACTCACCAGGTTATTCAGAAGAAATACTTCAAAAAGTTGAGCAATATTCTCCAAACATAGCAACTAATGTTTTAGCAGAACTAACTAAAAATTCATCAGATACTTCAACTTTAATAGAAAACAGAAATTCTTTGTAA